Proteins encoded in a region of the Chelonoidis abingdonii isolate Lonesome George chromosome 2, CheloAbing_2.0, whole genome shotgun sequence genome:
- the STEAP1 gene encoding STEAP1 protein isoform X2 → MESRKTLDQDEVQKPEPGRNTGNHKDSNTDLQVTYTHKDVAFFHLHQTHHFDEFEYSSDQHCKGDLFPKWHLPLKIASISSLLIFIYTFLRDVVHPFVTTNENTFYKIPILVVNKVLPVVSITLLALVYLPGILAAGFQLHYGTKYKRFPPWLNGWMLSRKQLGLLSFFFASMHACYSLCYPMRRSYRYKLLNWAYQQVKQKKENAWIEHDVWRMEIYVSLGILGLALLAILAVTSIPSVSHSLTWREFHYVQEEDPEDQMRLGC, encoded by the exons ATGGAGAGCAGGAAGACTTTGGATCAGGATGAAGTTCAGAAACCGGAGCCTGGGAGAAATACGGGAAACCATAAAGATTCG AATACGGATTTGCAAGTCACCTACACCCACAAAGATGTTGCATTTTTTCATTTACATCAAACACATCATTTTGATGAATTTGAATACTCTTCAGATCAACACTGCAAGGGAGATCTCTTCCCCAAATGGCACTTGCCACTGAAGATAGCATCTATATCCTCATTGCTAATATTTATCTATACTTTTCTGAGAGATGTGGTCCACCCTTTTGTCACTACTAATGAAAACACTTTCTATAAAATTCCAATCCTGGTTGTAAACAAAGTTTTACCAGTGGTTTCAATCACCCTTCTGGCTCTGGTTTATTTACCAGGAATATTAGCTGCAGGTTTCCAGCTCCACTATGGGACCAAGTATAAACGATTTCCACCATGGTTGAATGGATGGATGTTATCAAGAAAGCAACTCGGCCTTCTCAGTTTTTTCTTTGCCTCCATGCATGCATGCTATAGCTTGTGCTACCCAATGAGGAGATCTTACAGATACAAGCTTCTGAACTGGGCATACCAACAG GTcaagcaaaaaaaggaaaatgcctGGATTGAACATGATGTCTGGAGAATGGAGATTTATGTGTCTCTAGGAATTCTGGGACTAGCTCTGCTGGCCATACTGGCAGTAACATCAATTCCATCTGTCAGCCATTCTTTGACCTGGAGAGAGTTCCACTATGTTCAG